The DNA segment ACCTTAAGTGCGGCGTCGATTTTTTCATTGCTGAGCCGGAACTTGGCTCTACGGATAACCTCAGAATATTCGAGAAAAATCTCTCGTGAGATGAGATGCTCAAAGGTGCCGGGACATGCCATCAAAAACAGAATTTTTCCCGGGAGGTTATCAGGATTCAAAGTGCCGGAGACAAACACATTGGTGTCAATGACTACTCTTGGCGCGCTTTTCTTTTCTGTATGCTTTGATTTCGGCATCTATCTCCTCCGCGGCAAGCCTGTCGGTTCCTCTTTCTTTCGCCTCTTCCCAGAGATCCTCCAGCGCATTGTAAAGCTTGGCTGCTTTTATGGCTTTTTGGACCTTTT comes from the Candidatus Eremiobacterota bacterium genome and includes:
- a CDS encoding type II toxin-antitoxin system prevent-host-death family antitoxin, encoding MKYATVRDFRVNASKVMKEAEDEEIVVTRRGKPFALLVPVSDENIEKVQKAIKAAKLYNALEDLWEEAKERGTDRLAAEEIDAEIKAYRKEKRAKSSH
- a CDS encoding putative toxin-antitoxin system toxin component, PIN family, translated to MPKSKHTEKKSAPRVVIDTNVFVSGTLNPDNLPGKILFLMACPGTFEHLISREIFLEYSEVIRRAKFRLSNEKIDAALKVVLDTAIVLSPGHSFVISPDPDDNKFLECAFEGKAHFLVTGNKKHFPFPTFYGTKIVTPEEFIALIKPDEK